In a single window of the Paenibacillus sp. MMS20-IR301 genome:
- a CDS encoding cold-shock protein codes for MQTGTVKWFNAEKGFGFIEVEGGSDVFVHFSAITGEGFKTLDEGQRVEFNVVQGNRGPQAENVVKL; via the coding sequence ATGCAAACAGGTACAGTTAAATGGTTCAACGCAGAAAAAGGATTCGGTTTCATCGAAGTTGAAGGCGGAAGCGACGTATTCGTACACTTCAGCGCAATCACTGGCGAAGGCTTCAAAACTTTGGATGAAGGCCAACGCGTTGAATTCAACGTTGTTCAAGGCAACCGTGGACCACAAGCCGAAAACGTTGTAAAACTGTAA
- a CDS encoding cold-shock protein, with the protein MNYRKKPLEEVPEENTAIWACTNDGCNGWMRDNFAFEHAPSCRLCHSPMVRSMKMLPQLLNSNGDLKSLKKGISIT; encoded by the coding sequence ATGAACTACCGTAAGAAGCCTTTGGAGGAAGTACCGGAAGAAAATACCGCAATATGGGCCTGTACCAACGATGGGTGTAACGGATGGATGAGGGATAATTTTGCATTTGAGCATGCGCCTTCTTGCCGTCTCTGTCATTCTCCAATGGTACGAAGCATGAAGATGCTCCCGCAATTGCTGAATTCCAATGGCGATCTCAAATCGCTCAAGAAGGGTATTTCCATTACCTAA